One part of the Bacteroidia bacterium genome encodes these proteins:
- a CDS encoding peptidylprolyl isomerase → MKNMVKVLEYWRLGVHGRFYLNTNTPTQQYVLFLLFICLFSACKAPETEASFPIAQIKTPKGEMLLWLYDETPIHKASFLKMARGGYWDTLSFNRVIEDFVIQGGCPDTPEGFADSPYLLEPEFRDSLKHVYGALGAGRDGNAEKLSAGCQFYIVDREEGIPRLDGDYTIFGQIIKGMEVLEAIATSPTDSLDQPLDEVGLEVNILMLTEAEIRKHGYQGKL, encoded by the coding sequence ATGAAAAATATGGTAAAGGTCTTGGAGTATTGGCGTCTTGGCGTTCATGGTCGATTCTATCTCAACACCAACACCCCAACACAGCAATACGTTCTGTTCCTTCTTTTTATCTGCCTCTTTTCAGCCTGTAAGGCTCCTGAAACAGAAGCTTCTTTTCCCATCGCCCAAATCAAAACACCCAAAGGTGAAATGCTGCTTTGGCTTTATGATGAAACTCCTATCCATAAAGCCAGCTTTTTGAAAATGGCCCGTGGAGGCTATTGGGATACACTGAGTTTCAATCGAGTCATTGAAGATTTCGTGATCCAGGGAGGATGCCCGGATACGCCTGAAGGCTTTGCGGATTCTCCTTATCTACTCGAACCCGAATTTAGAGATAGCCTCAAACATGTCTATGGTGCATTGGGAGCGGGAAGAGATGGGAATGCGGAGAAATTATCTGCAGGCTGCCAGTTTTATATTGTTGATCGGGAAGAAGGGATTCCTCGTTTAGATGGAGATTATACCATTTTTGGTCAGATCATAAAGGGCATGGAGGTACTGGAAGCTATTGCTACAAGCCCAACGGATAGCCTGGATCAACCCCTGGATGAGGTGGGCCTGGAGGTAAATATCCTGATGCTAACGGAAGCGGAGATTCGGAAACATGGATACCAGGGAAAGCTGTAA
- a CDS encoding alpha/beta hydrolase: MDTRESCKEELFMIPGRGEISLALWKIYEENLQKKGDVFLTHGTFSDKRVCRGIATFLANKGYHAWILEWREHGSSGGNDRPFNFESIGLEDIPAALDYLKEVEKLENIDAVTHSGGGICLTMALVKYPDYRTFIKSMTIFGCQAFGAANSSSNYLKILFGKYLGILLGTFHGRKMGRAHDESYYTMKQWYEWNLERKFLGEDGRNYRAAMSSIEIPVFSIAAKGDTLIAPAEGCKLFLDAFQNPANRFWLLSQEAGNLEDYDHGRIMHSSSASKEIWPEVLGWMEKNV, translated from the coding sequence ATGGATACCAGGGAAAGCTGTAAAGAAGAACTTTTCATGATCCCTGGCAGAGGTGAGATTTCCCTTGCCTTGTGGAAAATATATGAGGAAAATTTGCAGAAAAAAGGAGATGTGTTTCTTACGCATGGGACTTTCTCAGACAAGCGTGTTTGTAGAGGTATAGCTACTTTTCTGGCAAATAAGGGATATCACGCCTGGATACTTGAATGGCGGGAACACGGAAGCAGTGGTGGAAATGATCGTCCCTTTAATTTTGAAAGCATAGGACTGGAAGACATCCCTGCTGCTTTAGACTATCTGAAAGAAGTCGAAAAGCTTGAAAATATAGATGCTGTAACCCATAGTGGAGGTGGGATTTGTCTAACTATGGCTCTGGTCAAATATCCCGATTACAGAACTTTTATAAAAAGCATGACGATTTTTGGCTGTCAGGCATTTGGTGCTGCCAATTCCAGCAGTAATTATCTGAAAATCCTCTTTGGCAAATACCTGGGGATCTTATTGGGGACCTTTCACGGGCGAAAGATGGGAAGAGCCCATGATGAAAGTTATTATACCATGAAACAATGGTATGAGTGGAATTTAGAAAGAAAGTTTCTGGGGGAGGATGGAAGAAATTATAGAGCTGCTATGTCTTCTATCGAAATTCCTGTTTTTTCCATTGCTGCGAAAGGAGATACCCTCATAGCTCCTGCTGAGGGATGTAAATTGTTTTTGGATGCTTTTCAAAATCCAGCCAATCGGTTTTGGTTATTATCCCAGGAAGCCGGAAATCTGGAAGACTATGATCATGGAAGAATCATGCATTCGAGTAGTGCGAGTAAAGAGATTTGGCCGGAGGTGTTAGGCTGGATGGAAAAGAACGTCTAA